From the genome of Emys orbicularis isolate rEmyOrb1 chromosome 17, rEmyOrb1.hap1, whole genome shotgun sequence, one region includes:
- the CRYBA1 gene encoding beta-crystallin A3 → MEEAAVQAELGTGSTAKMAQTNPLPGPMGPWKITAYDQENFQGKKMEFTSACPTIIECGFENIRSLKVESGAWIGYEHTSFCGQQFVLERGEYPRWDAWSGSNAYHTERLMSFRPICCANHKESKMTVFEKENFMGRQWELSDDYPSLQAMGWGNNEVGSMKVQCGAWVCYQYPGYRGYQYILESDHHGGDYKHWREWGSHAQTFQVQSIRRVQQ, encoded by the exons ATGGAGGAAGCAGCAGTGCAGGCTGAGCTAG GCACCGGCTCCACAGCGAAGATGGCTCAGACAAACCCTCTGCCTGGCCCCATGGGCCCGTGGAAG ATCACAGCCTACGACCAGGAAAACTTCCAGGGAAAGAAGATGGAGTTCACCTCGGCCTGCCCCACCATCATCGAGTGCGGCTTCGAGAACATCCGCTCCCTGAAGGTGGAAAGTGGCGC CTGGATCGGTTATGAGCACACCAGCTTCTGTGGGCAGCAGTTTGTCTTGGAAAGGGGAGAATACCCACGGTGGGATGCCTGGAGTGGGAGCAACGCCTACCACACCGAGCGCCTGATGTCCTTCCGCCCCATCTGCTGTGCT AATCACAAGGAGTCCAAGATGACAGTCTTTGAGAAGGAGAACTTCATGGGACGCCAGTGGGAACTATCGGACGACTACCCCTCCCTGCAGGCAATGGGCTGGGGAAACAACGAAGTGGGCTCCATGAAGGTGCAGTGTGGCGC CTGGGTTTGCTACCAGTATCCTGGTTACCGTGGCTACCAGTACATTTTGGAGAGTGACCATCACGGTGGAGATTACAAGCACTGGAGAGAGTGGGGCTCACACGCCCAGACCTTTCAGGTCCAGTCTATTCGGCGTGTCCAGCAATAG